The DNA window AACTTTAGAAAAATCAGCACCTGTGTGGCTTAGGAACTCCTCTAAGACATCATAAATGGATTTACCATGACTTTGAGCATTCTTCGTTTCCTCATCTAGCAAATTATTGATTGTAATAGATAGATTGCCAGCAGAAGTAGCACTTGATGATTCAACCAAAAAATCCCCAGTTGGATATAAAGAATTCATTAGGCCACTAGTGGCCGGAGCTATTTTAGTTGATGGGAAAACATTGATATTCCAAGTACCTGCAATAATACTGAAAAAGTCATTATTCAGTACACCTGTAGCTAACGAACAGGCATCAATATCAAAAAGTCCTCCAAATACAGGTGTACCAATAGTTAAACCGGTTTCTTGAGACGATTCCGATGTAATATAGCCACATAAATCACTGAATTTTTTTAACTCAGGCATTTTATGATAAATTTCTGAAATTTCAAAGAAATCGAATAGACGCTGATCATAGTTTTTTTTGTCTAGATTGATAAAATTATTTCCGGAAGCATCACCATATTCTTGGAAAACATTTCCCGTCAGTTTAAATCTAACGAAATCTTTTGCTGCAAGCACAAAACCTATCTGATCATAATTTTGTGGTTGATTTTTTTTCAACCAATTCAGCAGAACTGGTGATTGGCTCTCCATAACATGCTGATGACTAATCGGGAAAATTGTATCAACCTGTTTTTCAAAACGGCGAGCAATTTCAATGGCTCTAGAGTCCGTGGATAAAATACCGTGCATAAAGATGTGTTTATTTCGATCGAGAACATAAAGCCCTTTCCCATGGCCGACACAAGATACACCTATAATTTGTTTTGATTCAATACCAGCAATAGAAATAGTTTTTTTTATCGCACAACCTATCGCTGCCCATAACTCATTTAAATCTATTTCATGAAAACCTGATTTTTCTTCAATCCTCATCGTGGGGAAAGAGGATTCGCTAACTTGTTTGCCATCTGTGTCAAAGATAACGGCCTTTGTATTTGTGCCACCATTGTCTATGGTTAAGAAATATTTGTTCATAAGTATTTGCCTACAAATTAATTTTTAGAAGCAGAAATTTGATAAATCGCTACTTCGTTAATTTCACGGTTCGCCGATAACAAAAATTTGCTGCCATTCTTTTCAAATACAGTGACATTACTAGGCCCGACTTGCTTATCAATAAGCTGCTTGGTGAGCTTTCCATCAGAACCATACGAAAGCAATTCTAGGTTTTGTAAACCACTTCTAAATCCAAAAACAAAATACTGTCTCTCACCCAAGCTGCCGGCCCAAAGTGCATGTCCAAAAGGCGTGTCTGCTGGAGTTCTGTATAGACTGTTAAAGTTATGGTCGTAAATTCTCAAGTAGGGCCCATGAAAACCTTCAATCGCCAGATATTCGTTATCGCCGTCCCCATTGGTATCCGCAGAAATAATATCGCTAGTTTCATTCTCTGATAATTGAGTTAGCTGCCAATCACGCTTAAGGGTTGGATAGGAAAGCTTAAAGATTCCTTCAACAGCTGTGATTAGTGAGTATCCATTCATATTCTTGTAACCATGATTTTTTTTCAGCCTGATATCCAAGGCGTGATAATTTGAAATATTAGCAGTTGAATCATCATAGTCACCCACAAATATTTTTCCAGGATCGCTCCAATCATCAGTATTTTTCTTAGAATTCGCAATAGAACAGCCGATAAACCAAATACCTTGGCCATGCTGAATTAAATCAAATCTATGAATATAAGGAAAATCACCAACAACGTGCTGATCCCATCCCTTGCCATTAAAACTTTCTTTAACAATGCGGCAGTCAGCAGAATTGAATCCCGGATAGAACTTTTGAGTTGCCAGAAAATCCAACGTTCCCGGAATAGGAATCATCGTCATCGTGCCACCAATATCGTTCCAAACATTAATGCGTTTGTAATTATTATTGAGATCATAGGCATAACATGGTTCGTTTTCTTCGGAGGCAACCACGACAAAATCTTTGTCATTTTTAGAAATTCGCATGATAGCGTAGCAATGATTGAGACTATCACTAAAAACTTTGTTGAATTTTATTTTGTTATTTTCTGCAATTTCCATATTGTCTAACTTCCTCCCTATTTGTTGAAATAAAAATCGTCTAATAAATTAAGTAGGTTAACCGATTAACTAAAAGAATAAATCAATTCTAATTGATGAAGCGAATAAAGTCAAAAATCAGGCAAGCATTAATAAGATTTACGAATAACCATCTTCGTTGCCATGACAATCAGCTTAGGTTTTGCATTTGTATTTTTACCGGATTCAATTTTCTTTAAAATGTTGTCCACTGATTTCAAGCCAATTTCATAAGAATATTGGTGAATACAACTAATACCAGGTTTTATAACACCCATCCATTCCAAATCTTCGTAAGCACCAACACCGTAGTCTTCAGGGTAGCTTAGACGTAAATCCTGCATGGCATGAAGTAATTTAATCAGTACTCTACCGTTCATTGCAAAAAAACCAATTTTTTTATTTGGGAATTTGTGCATGATTGTTTGTAATTTTTCTTGAAGATCCACAGTTTCGAGCGTGTCTTCAAAAGTAACTAAATGATCGTTGTTTGCATATTGCGTCGCATCTAAAAATCCTTCGTACCTTTTAACACGTGTACTGATGCTGCCCAAGGGCCAAGATACGAAAAATAATTCTTCGTACCCAGATTTAATCATTTTATTTGTGAAAACAGAAACCGATTTGAAGTTATCCGTGACGATCGTATCAATCTTGGGCGAATCCGATTGACGATCGAGCATGACACTGGTATCGTTTGACAGCACTTTATATATGGGATTATCAGGATCAACTGGATCAATAATTAGTCCGGATACTTCCTCTTGCCTGAGTTTATTGATATTAACAGCTTCGCGTTGATAACTCCCGCTCGCATTTGTAAAAACAACTTGGTAGCCTTTAGACCCACAAGCATCATAAATTCCTGATAAAACTGCTGAGGTAAATGGATTTGTAATGTCAGCAACAGAAACTCCTATCATTTTATTTTCATTCTTAGCGAGATTTCGGGCAACACTATTGGGACGATAATCAGTCTCTTCGATGACAACTCTTATTTTTTCTCGCGTCACTTTTGACATTTTAGAATAATTCTTATTCAAATAATAGGAAACCGTGGCCGTAGAAACACCAACTAAACGTGCAATATCCTTAATGGTTAATTTTTCCACTGTGAGCCTCCTGATAATTATTCCAATCTAACAAATAATAATAGAACTAACTCACTTTACCTTATTTACGCTGTCTTTTGCCATCTTTGGAGCATAAGATATCGCTTTGTCTCTACGACTAGGGCTTTATCGAATTTTTAGTGCATCAATAATCAATTGACTTGATATTGTTTAACATCATTTACCATATTCAAGGCATGATCTTTAAGCAATAACGAAATAATGTTTTCAGATGCTTCAGCTGCAATGTCAATTCTTGCCTCTAAAGTACCAGTGCCTGCATGTGGTGACATGATGACATTATCTAATTTTCTCAGTTCTTCGGGAATCACTGGTTCTGTTTCAAAAACATCTAAACCAGCTCCGGCTATTTCTCTGTTCTTCAAAGCACTAATTAGATCGTCCTGCTTAATCAGCACGCCTCTTGCAGCATTGATGATAAATGCGGTCTCTTTCATTTCTTGGAATACTGCTGCATTAAATTTCCCGATAGTAGACGACAAGGCGGGTGCATGCAGCGTTATCACATCGGCATTTTTAATCAATGTATCAAAGTCAACATATTCAACATCTAATTGTTTTTCGAGATCTTCAGGCAGACGATGCGCATCATTGTAAATAATCTTCATACCAAAAGCTTGAGATAATTTAGCTACTTGACTGCCAATCCGACCCATGCCATAAATGCCTAGGACTTTGTCTTTCAGGCTCATGCCCATATAACAACGTTCGCTAACATCGATCCACTGCCCTGAGCGTACGATCTTATCGTAAAGATAAAGGCGCCTTACTGTTGCCAGCAAAAGAGCTAATGTCATTTCCGCGGTAGGCAACCGCACACCTTGAGGCGCATTTGCAACTACAATACCTTTTTCGCGTGCGTAATCAATGTCAACGGCATCAAAACCAACGGCATTCACGGCAATCACTTTTAAGTTCTTGCCAGCATCAATCAACTCTTTGTCGCCTTTCAGGCCCATCAGAAGAATGCCTTGGTACTGATCAAGATGGCTCAAAACATATTCCCTTGAGAAAGCTTCTCCAGAAGTATAGGTGACATCACATACTTCTTTTAACTGTTTGATTCCTTCTTCAGGAATAACTCCTGTTACGATAACTTTTGGCTTATTCATCAATAAGACTCCTTTTTTATTCATTTACTTTATGAAAAGCAAATTTAGTTGATTGCAATTTTGACACACAGCTTGTGGTTATGCTCAGATTTGCCATTAACCATGCCGTGAGCTGCATGTAAGTCAGTTGGATAAAAAATAGCAAAATGGCGATCAGTTAACAAGGCTTTTCCATGATGCTGAGGATGGGCAAAAAATTGAATATCTTCTTGTGCATCATAGTTGCTCACAGCCTGAGTATTTCCTATGTCAGACCAGCGTACATATTCGGCTCCTTGAATCATATAGTGAATATCAATGTGGTCCTGATGCGTTTCATAATTCATGTCTTTGTAATCACGTGAATCATAGCTTTGGAATCTCAATTCAACACCATCAGCAATGACTTTAGGCCCAATTGGCTCACTGAGCAATTCCTCAATTGTATGATTCTCTAACCAATCAATTGCGGTTTTGATTCTCGCTTGTATACGAGAGTCGCGTTTGTAATTTTTTCCTAATTCGAATTCCATTGTGTCATTCCTCCAATAAAAAATTTAAAATATTTAATACATTGCAAAATGTTCACCGGTCAAGCATCGGCACAGCTAATGTTTCGTTGATACTAAGTTCGGCTGCGATTGTACATTGACTGTACTTTTTTTCGTATTTTTGTTGCCTTCGCGAATGAAAAGCAAGGCGACAAATCCAATCAATGGAAAAACCGAAATAACTAAGAACGAGGTTACGTAACTGCCTGTTGCTGTTAGCAAACTTCCCAAGAGCATCGGTGCCAAAAAGGAACCGGCTTGGTTAAAGACATTGACAAATCCAACGACTGTTCCGCGAAGTTCTGTTGGCGCAACTTCGACAGACAAGGTATTTGTGAGCGAGCTAAACATGAAGGCGCCCACACCAAGTGCACCAGCCCAAAAGTACAGCATGCCAAGATTGCCTTTAGGCGAAAGAGCAAAACCGATAATCGTTGGTGTAAAGATCGCCATAAAAATAGCAGATAGCATATGCCTAGACATACGGGAATGATCGGAAACCCAACCAGCAATTACCATAGAAATGACAGAGGTAATGCCAAACAAAGCCATCACTTTACCAGCAGTTACAACGGAAAAACCGAGACTGCTAACAATGAATAAGTTTGCCCAATTCGTGACTCCCCATTTAGCACCGGTTGCACATAACCCAGTTACGGCCAGCAACAGCACATTTCGATTCGTAACAGCTTTTTTCAGCATGACGATCGAGGATTCTTTATTAGCATCGGCAACTTGCACATTCTTCTTGATTAAGCGGTAAGGCGGCTGCCCCTTTAATGAGTAAGCGACAAAACCCAACACAACCAATGGAATCAATGCAGTAACGAACATAGCTGAACGCCAACCATAACGTTGAGAAACAGTTGGTGCATATAAATTGACAACAGTTAAGCCAAAGGAGGTACAAGTGGTAAAAATTCCAGTGGCTGTTGCTCGCTGTTTGGCAGAAAACCATTCGCCAATAACGCCCATGCAGGCCGCCAAATCAGGACCAGATACTAATCCAAGGATAAATCTAAATGCCAATCCTGACCAATAGCCTTGCATAAAGCCCATCAATGACATAGCAACACAGTTGCCAATTACTGTGAAAAGAACCATCTTCCTGTAACCAATTTTGTCGGCCAGCATACCGCCCGGCAAAACTGTAATCGTGTAACCGATATAAAAGGCTGTTACATACCAGTTACCCTGGGATACACTGAAATGCATTGCGCTATTGACTGTCGGCATTAACGTCGCCCATACCAGTCTCGTAATAAAACTAATTAGAAAGGCCAACCATAGACCAGTTAAAACTAAAACTTGTTTCTTCGTCCATTTATTACTAACTTTTTCGTTTGTCATATTCATTACATCTTCTTCATCTTCTTTTATCTACCTAATTTCAAAACGATCTTCCGAACGCGAGACGGCGTTTGATTGACAAAACCATTAGTTCGATGAGGTTCATGCATACCAATAAGAACAAAATCTCCCGCTTGAAGAATGATTTTGTTAAATGCAGTAGGTGTTTCAACTAATTGCAAATCACGTTTTTCATCATAAGATCCTAATTTTCCATAATCTGTATTAGAAGAAATATCGATTTCCTCTTGGCCGGTTACGATGTAATGAAGATCCAATCGTTTTTCATGAATTTCAAAAGCAACATCTGAGATATCCTCCGTTGCATACTCTAAGGTTTGGCAGTAAAAACTCGTGTCTTCCTCATGGCTGCGACCCAGTGGTGTGGTTGTTAAATCCGTTTCGTTTAAAAACAAAATGGCCTTTTGCAATTTCTGGTAATCTGATTGATTTAGATATTTCAAATTAGCAAATAACATACTTTTTCCTCACAATTATCGTTCTAAGAATTTGGTTAATCGGTTAACCTTTTATCACGTTCAGAGTCCTTGTCAACTTCAAAAAAGTATAACTGAAATGATAGATAACTATCCGGTTATCATTGAATATAAGCAATTAAACCCAATTTATTAATTTTGATCAAAGCTATTAATACCTGTGCATGAAGTCAAATTAAGTTAATCGGTTAACTAACTTACTCCTAATAGTGTATGCGCTTTCTTTTTTAAAGTCAAGATAAAAATTTGCTGCACAAGCTGGTTTTCTGCTTTTGTGAAATAATTATTTTCTGCAATCGCTGTTATTGTTTCAAAGATTTAAAATTTTCATAAAAATTCACAAATATTTTTTTTTACAAATTTCACAAATCAATAGATAAAACAACTTAAATCGATACTTATACTCTGTGATTGTTATAAACAGCCACAGAGTTTACTAGTTCAAATATTTTTCTGTAAATGTGTTAACATAATTGGTGTAAGCGCTTCCGAAGTTATGCTGCTCATTGAAGTAGTCTTCGCAAGTTGTCAGTAGGACGCTTACGCTAATCAATTCTATTGATACTCGAATCCGCAATCTGACATTAGTGCATTGTTCTCCGCACTAGTCACTTGCGGGTTTTTGTTTAACGACCAGTTCTAAACACTATCAGAATGCTATTCAGGACATTCTACCAACTATTCTGGAATCGCCCTCTTTGAGATTACTGCATCAGATCTCTCACTTTGTTCTATCAAAGAAATTTGCTTATGTCTCATCCTTAAAAGTGGCATGATATTTCTAGCATCAATTTGGTAAATAGCCAAAGACTTGATTACGAGTTCATAGATCGAGCATGTTGACCACTTACTGCAGCAGATCACGATCCTGTGCAGTCTAATCATAGCTGCTGACAAGATCCTGTACATTCACTGTTTTATAGTATTTCCACTGAGTATTGCTGGCATTCGCATCAGCATTATCTGTCGATGAAACAGGCTGATAAAAATTAAATGTGCCATTATGGTTATCTAAAATCCTGACCGAATGATCCATCCAATCACCAATTTCTTCACCGTAATCGTCAATCACGATCACGCTCGGCGTACCCATATAGACAGCATAATGAGTGCCCATGAAGGGCCGGCCGTCAAACATAGTAATCACCAGCAAGGCCAATTGCGTATCCTGAGACAGACCATCGAAGTCATTTTCGTTTGAGCTGACCGCCACCGATGATGACGCACTTAAACTTGGGCTAGAAACCGAAGCCGAACTCGAAGCCGAAATTTGTGTTTTTTTCTTATGAATTTTTTATGCGAAAGCGTTTTGCTGCTAGATTTTTCTCTCGTTCCCAGCTTATCTTGATTGCTTCTACCTAACGCAAAAGAAGCCAAAGCAATAATAGCAAACAGCAAGACAGCTGCGACGACAATTACTATTTTTTTAAACATCTTGTTCATAACTCAATCCCTGCACCAAGTCTAACAAAAAAGCCATCACGGCTTTTGCTAATTGATTATTATGTTGGATGAAAATCAGCTGAACTTCAGGCTTTGTAATGCCCTCTTAGCTTGCTGAGTTGGAAGAGCATGAAAATAAAAGTGATAAATGTTAGATAAGTCAAAATATTGAACGAAGCATTCAAATAAGGTTTGATCGTATCGACCACAAGACGAACGCTTAGCCATTTGAAATAGAAACCAACGAAAAGAGCAGCGATTAAGGCGATAGTGATGTAGAACCAGCTGTAATTATGTTTCAGGGTGCCGTTTTCTGCCTGGTACTGCAAAGCCCAACCGTCAATTTTTTCGATCCTAAAAGAGTCGCGCCAAGTCGATAAATGCACTGAGACCTTAAACCAGATCGTCAACTCGGCTGGAATCGTTGTCAAGGCCAGCAGAACATCAATGAGTCGGCGGTTTGGTGTTTTGATCGTGGCCACCGTATTCAAGATGGCTGAGACGAGGATCGGCAAAAACCAAATGTAAGACCAAACAAATTCATGAATGATCAGTGCGACCGGGATTAAGACAACTAGCATAATTCTAATCAGAAAATTGAAAGCCATCAGTATTTCCTGACTCCAAAGCTGTCTGGCATAAGCGGTTGAGATACCAGCCTTGGTCATATATTGGATAATGCCGGCCTGCCATTTTTTTCGCTGATTGTACAAACTCGGCAGCGTATTCATCGAATCGACATAGCACCGGGCCGAATCACTGATCTTGCATTGCCAGCCGACTTCTCGAATCTGCTGCGTCAGCAATAGATCCTCGGTATCGCTTTCGTTAGAATAGACACCATTCATTTTGAAATGCGTATAGACGTCTTTTAAAGTCTCCGGGCGAAACATCGAACATTGGCCGCCAGCGATTTGAGCAATATGATTATTCACTTTTTGCTTGATCGTCCAAGTTGAAAATTCAACATTTTGAGCAACGGCATAGAATCGTGACATCGGGCCGCCAAACTTGCCATGTTTTAACATATATTCTCGATTAGGATCATTTCGTGGAATGACATTAATGCTTTCAGGCAGCAGGCACTGATAATTAGCACTAACAGCGCCAGTCTTATACTGTGCGATCAATTCAAGATAGAGCGTTGATAAACAGTCTCTAGCCAAGTAGACATCGGCATCAATACCAACGAAGGCATCGATATTCTTGACTGACTTTAAATGCTCTTCGGATAAGGGTTCCTTAGTCAGATCACCCAAAAATAGTCGATAAATCTGGTTCAAAGCACCAGACTTTCGTTCTTTGTTATTGACTGTTTCCAGGACATAAAGATTTAATTGGTTGGAAAACTTTCGAATTTCGTTTTCCGTATTATCCGTACAATTATCCAAAGCGATAAAAACATCTAGAATATGGTGGGTGACCCCTCTTTGCGCAACGATACTTTGGAGGACACTCGTAATTGTGTCGGCCTCATTATGTGCTGGAATTACCAAGACCATCCGTTTAGAAACGTTATCATCAAAAATTCGATTGTTGACAGCATCCTCGTAAGCAACCATTTTTAACATTATGTGATCCTCCTAAAATTGCTCAATAACTTTGTTGCATAACCAATAACATTATTGTACATGAATTTTATTCCATTTACAATAACTTTGTTGTATAATTATGTTATGAAGAAGAGAGTTACATTTGCGCTTGACCAAGACGTTGTCGCAGAGCTTAAGACAATTTCAGATGAAACAATGATCCCACAATCTCGCTTAGTTGAAAAAGCCATCGAGGAAGTGATCGAGGAAGAAAAAAAGAAAATCGATCAAGGTCTTATCTAAGCTTTTTTAACTCAAAAGTAAACTAACAGTTATTCGTCATTCATTTGTAAAGCGTTTTAACAATACTCTCGAAATTATTGAGAGTATTTTAGTGTCTTCTAACGCAAACTCGGCAATATGTTGTTGTGCGTTGAACTGAACCTGGGTATGTTTTGGTTTTTAGCCATTGATGTCCTAATATCACCATTTCTAGCTAACCATTAAGGCAAAAACGCTGTCATTGATTCAATGTCCAATAAAATTATACTGATTCATAGAGTAAAAAGATACTTTTTTCTTCAATTGATCACGAATTAGCTCGTTATTTGAAAATTAGACATTTTTTTCATAGAAATAGCTCATATTCGTTGGCAAAAACAAAACATTTTCATGACATATAAAAAAGTCCCCCCGAAATGATCGACAGCTCTTATTTACTGATTATTTTGAACCGTATTATCGGCATACTGTTGTAATTGCTGAACATCTTTGACCGCTTCATTTAGATCAGATTTGTCTTTAGCGCCAGCGTTCACCTGTTTTTGCAGGGAAGTCACTTGATCATTTAAGCTCTTAATAGTTTGTTTGTCTTGCTGAAGTTTAGAAGCGAGAGAATCGACTTCGCGTTGTTTAGCATCGATCGTTTGCTGCATACTAGCAACTTTCGCGTTTTCTTCGTCAATTTTTTGTTGAATCTGTATCCTTAATGAATCGTTATCCCGTTTTGCATCAGTTAACTGTTTTTGCAAATTAGTTACTTTGCCATTCAGTGAAACAATGTTATTTTTCGCATCGCTCAAGTCTTGGTTTGATTTGCTTAATTGAGAATCCAGAGTCGTGATATGCGTATTTTTTTCTTGAATTCTGTGAGCCAAAGTATCAATATCAGCCTTCGTCTGCGCGACATTTTGGTGACCGGCCCAGACACTGTCAGCTATACTTTTTACACCAAAACCGGCAAAAAGCAGTAACACAGCCGTTCCTACAATTAAGAAACATTTTATTGTTTTCTTCATAAATACCTATTCAATATCTTGTTTGTGCTGCAAATAGGAGCACAACGTCTGATAATTATACTAGCCATATATACGAATATAAACGATAACTTTTTGACAGACAAGGGTTCGGTCCGCTCACGAGCCTAGTCCAGATCAACCTCAACCGGATAAACGAGATAACGATGTTTCATAAGTCTGCCTCCTTAACGCTAGGAATGATTGATCGATACGTCCCAATTCTAATAGCATCTTTGATCTGAATTACCTAAATCTATTCAAGAAAGCCAGCCATCTAGCTGAGATTTCTGTGACAATTCTGTCTATCAATCTATCAGAGCGTTTAGTCACTTGCGCTTGATCAATGACCTCATTGTCATCGTCTGTGGGATAGGCTTTTTCATACATACTCAGCAGCGTGATCTGAGCCATGGGTTCTAGTTTGAAAACACGTAACTCACGACTGGTCAGCTGCGTGATTTCTGTCTCTGTTAAATTCGTCTTTGCCTGCAGCTCTGCAAGTGTCCGTGTGTCGAGGATAAATTCCATTCTTTCTATGGCATTCATGTGATCAAGTCCTTTCGTATGGGGTATCTTATGAGGATAACAGAAAACGCCATCCAATCCTGCAAACAGCTGCCCAGCTTCATTTGCAAGAGTATTGAAAATG is part of the Oenococcus sicerae genome and encodes:
- a CDS encoding glycosyltransferase family 2 protein; the encoded protein is MLKMVAYEDAVNNRIFDDNVSKRMVLVIPAHNEADTITSVLQSIVAQRGVTHHILDVFIALDNCTDNTENEIRKFSNQLNLYVLETVNNKERKSGALNQIYRLFLGDLTKEPLSEEHLKSVKNIDAFVGIDADVYLARDCLSTLYLELIAQYKTGAVSANYQCLLPESINVIPRNDPNREYMLKHGKFGGPMSRFYAVAQNVEFSTWTIKQKVNNHIAQIAGGQCSMFRPETLKDVYTHFKMNGVYSNESDTEDLLLTQQIREVGWQCKISDSARCYVDSMNTLPSLYNQRKKWQAGIIQYMTKAGISTAYARQLWSQEILMAFNFLIRIMLVVLIPVALIIHEFVWSYIWFLPILVSAILNTVATIKTPNRRLIDVLLALTTIPAELTIWFKVSVHLSTWRDSFRIEKIDGWALQYQAENGTLKHNYSWFYITIALIAALFVGFYFKWLSVRLVVDTIKPYLNASFNILTYLTFITFIFMLFQLSKLRGHYKA
- a CDS encoding LacI family DNA-binding transcriptional regulator — translated: MEKLTIKDIARLVGVSTATVSYYLNKNYSKMSKVTREKIRVVIEETDYRPNSVARNLAKNENKMIGVSVADITNPFTSAVLSGIYDACGSKGYQVVFTNASGSYQREAVNINKLRQEEVSGLIIDPVDPDNPIYKVLSNDTSVMLDRQSDSPKIDTIVTDNFKSVSVFTNKMIKSGYEELFFVSWPLGSISTRVKRYEGFLDATQYANNDHLVTFEDTLETVDLQEKLQTIMHKFPNKKIGFFAMNGRVLIKLLHAMQDLRLSYPEDYGVGAYEDLEWMGVIKPGISCIHQYSYEIGLKSVDNILKKIESGKNTNAKPKLIVMATKMVIRKSY
- a CDS encoding YhcH/YjgK/YiaL family protein; the encoded protein is MEFELGKNYKRDSRIQARIKTAIDWLENHTIEELLSEPIGPKVIADGVELRFQSYDSRDYKDMNYETHQDHIDIHYMIQGAEYVRWSDIGNTQAVSNYDAQEDIQFFAHPQHHGKALLTDRHFAIFYPTDLHAAHGMVNGKSEHNHKLCVKIAIN
- a CDS encoding ribbon-helix-helix domain-containing protein: MKKRVTFALDQDVVAELKTISDETMIPQSRLVEKAIEEVIEEEKKKIDQGLI
- a CDS encoding NAD(P)-dependent oxidoreductase: MNKPKVIVTGVIPEEGIKQLKEVCDVTYTSGEAFSREYVLSHLDQYQGILLMGLKGDKELIDAGKNLKVIAVNAVGFDAVDIDYAREKGIVVANAPQGVRLPTAEMTLALLLATVRRLYLYDKIVRSGQWIDVSERCYMGMSLKDKVLGIYGMGRIGSQVAKLSQAFGMKIIYNDAHRLPEDLEKQLDVEYVDFDTLIKNADVITLHAPALSSTIGKFNAAVFQEMKETAFIINAARGVLIKQDDLISALKNREIAGAGLDVFETEPVIPEELRKLDNVIMSPHAGTGTLEARIDIAAEASENIISLLLKDHALNMVNDVKQYQVN
- a CDS encoding FGGY-family carbohydrate kinase, translating into MNKYFLTIDNGGTNTKAVIFDTDGKQVSESSFPTMRIEEKSGFHEIDLNELWAAIGCAIKKTISIAGIESKQIIGVSCVGHGKGLYVLDRNKHIFMHGILSTDSRAIEIARRFEKQVDTIFPISHQHVMESQSPVLLNWLKKNQPQNYDQIGFVLAAKDFVRFKLTGNVFQEYGDASGNNFINLDKKNYDQRLFDFFEISEIYHKMPELKKFSDLCGYITSESSQETGLTIGTPVFGGLFDIDACSLATGVLNNDFFSIIAGTWNINVFPSTKIAPATSGLMNSLYPTGDFLVESSSATSAGNLSITINNLLDEETKNAQSHGKSIYDVLEEFLSHTGADFSKVIFFPFLYGSNVDPNAEGAYIGVQSDTSKSAMIRSVYEGIIFAHKYHISKLIETSGCKPKAIRLSGGGTNSSSWVQMFANVLETPVETVADSELGGLGGAIASSIGTNYYANIDQAVSHMVHLKDKFLPDNQQSVIYRQKYEVYLKLLTALDGSWSSLKNMQRRISQS
- a CDS encoding YhcH/YjgK/YiaL family protein — encoded protein: MLFANLKYLNQSDYQKLQKAILFLNETDLTTTPLGRSHEEDTSFYCQTLEYATEDISDVAFEIHEKRLDLHYIVTGQEEIDISSNTDYGKLGSYDEKRDLQLVETPTAFNKIILQAGDFVLIGMHEPHRTNGFVNQTPSRVRKIVLKLGR
- a CDS encoding MFS transporter, with amino-acid sequence MTNEKVSNKWTKKQVLVLTGLWLAFLISFITRLVWATLMPTVNSAMHFSVSQGNWYVTAFYIGYTITVLPGGMLADKIGYRKMVLFTVIGNCVAMSLMGFMQGYWSGLAFRFILGLVSGPDLAACMGVIGEWFSAKQRATATGIFTTCTSFGLTVVNLYAPTVSQRYGWRSAMFVTALIPLVVLGFVAYSLKGQPPYRLIKKNVQVADANKESSIVMLKKAVTNRNVLLLAVTGLCATGAKWGVTNWANLFIVSSLGFSVVTAGKVMALFGITSVISMVIAGWVSDHSRMSRHMLSAIFMAIFTPTIIGFALSPKGNLGMLYFWAGALGVGAFMFSSLTNTLSVEVAPTELRGTVVGFVNVFNQAGSFLAPMLLGSLLTATGSYVTSFLVISVFPLIGFVALLFIREGNKNTKKSTVNVQSQPNLVSTKH